The segment ACGCCTGATGACCATGGAGTATTTCACGGTGGCACTTTCATGGCGCCGAAAGTATCGCGACATTCCTTGGGCCGAGATTCTAACAGGCTTGGGTCTTCAATACATGGATCAATCACCGGCTCATGCGGTCTTGGGGACTCCAAGAATTGATTTAAAAGTCGATCAGATGTGTCGACGACTCGGGGCCTCTCTCATTCAGGAACCCGTTCGAAAAATGAATTACGAATGCGCCGTCGTGTTGTTCGAAAAAGAACCCAAACGGCATTTTCAAAATCAGACCACCCACTTTTGGGTCAAAAGACTTTGGAAAGGTCATCTACGGGAAAAATTAAACTTCTTTGAATCCCAAGAACGCTCTGACATATATTCAAGTATGACCAGCATTAAAGCCGCCTTGGAAGAAGAGTCGGCCTAGACTAAAACGTCATACGACATGAAAGCGAACGTTTGATTTTAGAATGAGGTTCCGAAATATCCACAGTGAACCAGCTGTAATCGTCCGATTTGAAATCAAATTTATACTTGGCTTTGCTGGCGGTTTTTCCAGGCAGGAAGGTCACCCCATTCCACGGAAGAACAGAGGCTATTTGCCGACCGCCCCTGTCCCGAACCACTAAGATTTCTGATTTCTTTTTCTCAAGCAAAACAGAATGGTCTATCCCGTTTAAGACCGAAGCTTTCTTATTGCTCAGATCATTGTGCACGCTCCAGTTTTGCAGCGATCCATCACAAAGAATTCGATCGAACGCCCAAGACTGAGACGAGAATAGAAGACCCATAATAATCAACGAAATACTCTTGGACATAGGGCTCTTATCGGAACTAAACCTCCGAGGCAAAACGGATCTTGGTCCAGTTCATCTTCATTCTGCTTTTTCCGAAAAGTGAGGGTGGGCAAAATTGCTTCTATTTGCATATTTATTTCTTGTTTTGTCTTCTTGGCACAAGCCCAGGAAGAGCCGAACAGTCCCACCTCCCCCGCAACCTCTTCGCTTTCCTCCACAGGTGAAGCTGCAAAAAAGTTCTTAAGCTATCTTCCCAACGGCGAAACTCGGAAAGGGCTTGAAGAGTACGTCTCCATCATTGGCGCGGAAAAGTTCAAAGGCGATGGGTCCTTGGTCATGGCCAACACCGGTATGGCTGCTTACTTCACTGAAAAGTTCACGGATCCCAAGAACTCTTGCGTCAGAGATGCTGCACGATCTTTCTACGAGGACGTTGCCGAACAACTCAAATCCAAAACCCCTCAGCAACCAGGCTGTATCAATACCGGCGATGGAGTCTTCACAGAGGGCAAGGGAAGTGTTTATTCAAACACCAGTGCGTGCCCCAGCGCGGGTCGAGCAAACCTCCACAGCGTGGCAGGACAAGGCCCTTACAAGAATTTGCAACCAGGATGGCTTTGGCAGCTGGCTTTAAAACATTCTAAAGGCGATCCAAATTCAGCCATGTTTCTGATTGGCATGTGCGGGCACGATGATACATCTCAAGGCACCTACGCGTATGAAGACAGTTCCCCGCAAGGTTTGGATGAACTCAGACAACAGTGCTTGTTCAATAAAAACATTAAGTCCAAACTTGATTCCGAGATCAAAGACCTTGCGAAGAACTACGACATCAATCAGGAAAAAATCTATTCATTGTCGGCACAATCCAACAAATACACTATGGAGATCAAAGCTCTCGAAAATCAGAAGTCTGTGCAAAGGCTTATGGATTGCCCCTCTGAATCTTCTGGATTTTATGCCCCGCAATCTTTAGGCACCACCGCTGATATTCCAGCGGGTATTAAGCAGGAAGTTCAAAAAATTCAGGGCGATATTGGTGGAGCTCAAAACATCCCGGCCAAGTACTATCATGTCTACGGTTCCGCCTTCATGGCTTGTCAGCTAATACAGCACGGCATGTCCCTTAAGAAAACAGAGCTTGTTCAGAAGCAGGCCGCTCGTCTTTATCGCGGAATTAGAATGTGCAGCTCAACGCAAGATTTTTCGAGTGAAATTAAAACCTTCGAAGCCGAGATGGCACCTCTCAGCAAGAAATATAAAATGACCGATCCTGTGAAGTTGGCTCTTGCCGTTGCCAAGCAGATTCGCACTGGAAAAATTAAATGCGACGGTGAAGGAGGATTCGAAAAAGCTCCCCCGGAATGTGGTTACATCTCAAACTACTCAATTCCGGCTTACCTTCTAACTTCTACAGAGTTCGAGATCAGCGACGAATCCATCGCCAAAAAAGTTGCGAATCGTTTTGCCAATGCAGATGCGGCGGCTCTCTATAAGAAATGGTACTTCGGCGGTGGCACAGTTGCAGGAAACAAACTCCCTTGCTCTGACATCAGGGTTTGGGGTCCCAGCGATTTGCTGGAGCCGACTAAGTCATTCTTCGGCAAGCTCTCAAAACCCGAGGGCTGGAGCAACGAACGCTTTAAAAAGGCGTCACAAAAGCTGGCCACCTGGGATGTCGACTTCAAGTGGACCATCGCACAGCATGAGGCCGGCGCTCAGTTCGCAGGACAAACTTGCAAAAAGCGCGAACCCAACGAGAAGCCATTGGCAGGAATTTGCCCGGGCGGACCTCCTGACGGAAAAACAAAGTGGTCCCCGTCTACTGGGGATCAACCGGATCATCACTCAAGCTCTACTGAGGGCATTCGCTAGTTTTCTCAGTTTTTCATAGGGAAATCTCAATTTGAGACAGCGCCTTCCGCTCGTTGTAGGCTTTAGCTGTTCCATAAAGTTACCGAAAAACACTCTGTATACTTTTACCTGAACATACTGGGACTTTGAGGATTAACTTATGGCAACGCAGTACTTCCTATCAACTGGAAAACAAAAGATCGGTCCACTATCCGAAAGAGCAGTCCAAGATGGTGTCCGCTCTGGAAAAATTCAACTCTTCGATATGATTTTGAATGCGCAGACCAACGAGTGGGTCATGCTGATGCAACATCCAGACTTCTCAGACCTGGAGAATGGCTCTGACGACTCATTAAACGAAGAGAGAAGCCAGAAAGAAAGTCACGCAGCCGTTGGCCTGATTTCAGATTCCATTGACGAAGACACTCGAGGGATTTCCTTCCTCACACCTGACAACATCCCCATTTTGACGCCGGTTTATTGGTACGAAAAAGACAACGCTCACAAACGTTTGAAATACCTAGAAGTGCTATCCATGATTCATTCCCAGAAGCTTTCAGAGCAAAGCCTGATTTCAAAAAATCCTACAGGACCTTGGCGAAAGCTGGTGGACTGGGAGGATTTTTCTCCGGCTTCCCTTGAAAACTACAAACAAGTTTCCAAAGACAATCTTCCGGATATCAATATCCGCAGAAAATTCCCGCGCTTTGAGTGTGGAAAAGTATTCGTCGTTCTTTCCAAGGGAAAGGGCTATCAGGCTTTCTGCCCGGATATTTCAAAATCAGGACTGGCTTTCATTGTGCGCTCGCCAAAAGCGGATCTCAATGATCCCATCGTCATTAAATTCAATGACTCACTGACTGGCAATAAGTTCGATGCGAAGGGCGTGGTCGTTTCAGTTCGCAAAGTCCGACTCCCCGGCTCAGAGAGTATTTATATCCGCTACGGAGTTCGCTTCACCCATCTCTCTGAATCGGGTCGAGATTTCATCTTGGCTGCCGCTGCCTCCGACAAACAAGCTGCTTAAACAAGAAATCCGTAGATCTTAAAAATCTACGGATTATTTTCTTCCAATTTATGCTGGATCTTATTTTTGTACTTTATGAAGATTGTAGATC is part of the Bdellovibrio svalbardensis genome and harbors:
- a CDS encoding PilZ domain-containing protein; the protein is MATQYFLSTGKQKIGPLSERAVQDGVRSGKIQLFDMILNAQTNEWVMLMQHPDFSDLENGSDDSLNEERSQKESHAAVGLISDSIDEDTRGISFLTPDNIPILTPVYWYEKDNAHKRLKYLEVLSMIHSQKLSEQSLISKNPTGPWRKLVDWEDFSPASLENYKQVSKDNLPDINIRRKFPRFECGKVFVVLSKGKGYQAFCPDISKSGLAFIVRSPKADLNDPIVIKFNDSLTGNKFDAKGVVVSVRKVRLPGSESIYIRYGVRFTHLSESGRDFILAAAASDKQAA